A region from the Cannabis sativa cultivar Pink pepper isolate KNU-18-1 chromosome 9, ASM2916894v1, whole genome shotgun sequence genome encodes:
- the LOC133028940 gene encoding uncharacterized protein LOC133028940 has translation MEKINDDEDERRESAIASSLSLQPHFKPPTALKQTQLSKFQKKHKKKPSFMDDIFDSSLNLEEAHLKEGFDEGYKDGLGSGKEDGKQVGLKTGFEVGEELGFYKGCVDIWNSAIHVDPTQFSSRVQKGIKQMEELIEKYPIMEPENESVHEIMDSLRLKFRAVCASMGVKLEYNGYPKSSSGANEMGFEKEKIMLKSMLGCCKVYISESRNRAALESIERAAKLFPKAPIINKFVDETYNRVGYTLVSKLDPQPSLDPCPLRTSVLAMVKAALESIDLELHSGSHPRLGIVDHICFHPLLSTSLDQAANIAKSLAADVGYGLQVPTFLYGAAHGEGRTLDTIRRELGYFKPNSSGNQWVGGLKQESLALKPDEGPPHVIPTKGVIVIGATRWVDNYNVPVFSTNLSAIRRIAKGVSGRGGGLPSVQAMALAHGETVIEVACNLLDPNNVGGDRVQLEVERLAKEEGISVGKGYFTDLSQEKIIQNYLKLDSALAEGLF, from the exons ATGGAGAAGATAAACGATGACGAAGACGAGAGGAGGGAATCAGCCATAGCTTCGTCACTGTCTTTGCAGCCTCATTTCAAGCCGCCTACTGCCCTCAAGCAGACCCAGCTTTCCAAGTTCCAG aaaaaacacaaaaaaaaaccaTCTTTCATGGACGACATATTTGATTCCTCTCTAAATTTAGAAGAAGCCCATTTGAAAGAAGGCTTCGATGAGGGTTACAAAGATGGTCTTGGCTCTGGTAAAGAAGACGGTAAACAAGTGGGTCTGAAAACTGGGTTTGAGGTTGGCGAAGAGTTAGGATTCTACAAGGGATGCGTGGATATATGGAACTCAGCTATCCATGTTGACCCGACCCAGTTTTCTTCTCGGGTTCAAAAAGGTATTAAGCAAATGGAAGAGTTGATTGAGAAATACCCAATTATGGAACCTGAGAATGAGAGCGTTCACGAGATTATGGACAGTTTGAGGTTGAAGTTCAGGGCGGTATGTGCTTCAATGGGTGTGAAATTGGAGTACAATGGGTACCCAAAATCTTCTTCAGGTGCAAATGAGATGGGAT TTGAGAAGGAAAAGATAATGTTAAAGTCGATGCTTGGTTGCTGTAAGGTGTACATATCTGAAAGCAGAAACAGGGCAGCTCTAGAGTCCATTGAAAGAGCTGCTAAGCTATTCCCAAAAGCTCCCATTATCAACAAATTTGTAGATGAGACTTACAACAGAGTTGGCTACACACTTGTTTCCAAGTTGGATCCACAACCATCTTTGGATCCATGCCCCTTGAGAACCTCAGTCCTAGCCATGGTTAAGGCTGCTTTGGAGTCCATTGACCTTGAATTGCACAGTGGCAGTCATCCCCGGCTTGGTATTGTGGACCATATATGCTTCCATCCCTTGCTCTCTACTTCTCTGGACCAGGCTGCTAACATTGCCAAGTCTTTGGCTGCAGATGTTGGTTATGGTCTTCAAGTACCTACTTTTCTATACGGAGCTGCCCATGGAGAGGGAAGAAcgcttgatacaatcagaagaGAGTTGGGTTATTTCAAGCCAAATTCAAGTGGAAACCAGTGGGTTGGGGGGCTAAAACAAGAGTCCTTGGCACTCAAGCCAGATGAGGGTCCACCTCATGTGATTCCAACAAAAGGAGTCATTGTCATCGGAGCAACCCGGTGGGTTGACAACTATAATGTTCCTGTTTTCTCTACCAATCTCTCAGCGATTCGCAGAATTGCAAAGGGTGTAAGTGGAAGAGGAGGAGGCCTTCCTTCGGTCCAGGCCATGGCACTTGCACATGGTGAGACTGTCATTGAAGTAGCTTGTAATTTGTTGGACCCAAATAATGTGGGAGGAGATAGAGTTCAACTTGAAGTTGAGCGGCTTGCAAAGGAAGAGGGTATAAGTGTGGGCAAAGGCTATTTCACTGATCTTTCCCAAGAGAAAATCATTCAAAACTACTTGAAGTTGGACTCTGCGTTAGCGGagggtttattttaa
- the LOC115723651 gene encoding uncharacterized protein LOC115723651: MELHRRRLEIKSKSKFKKKQKDGCSKSHCKDVITKDCEDKEPTDLGYNYDNENSSSFQQESGAAYLVPKHHQKLHWGLDTKERWERKANM; this comes from the exons ATG GAGCTGCACCGGAGACGTTTAGAAATAAagtctaaatcaaagttcaaaaagaaacaaaaag ATGGTTGTAGCAAATCACACTGCAAAGACGTAATAACCAAAGATTGTGAAGATAAAGAACCAACTGATCTTGGTTATAACTACGACAACGAAAACAGTTCCTcatttcagcaagaaagtggTGCAGCTTATCTTGTTCCAAAGCATCACCAAAAGTTACATTGGGG GCTCGACACAAAGGAAAGGTGGGAAAGAAAAGCAAACATGTAA
- the LOC115722484 gene encoding plastidic glucose transporter 4 isoform X2, producing MQASTYSAVKGRVGFGAEHQRRVSLGLGESTSRRRVSMLRSQYMTDRSSCCGGLSLNSATMGIELGRARMGVDGIFGSSAKSRSVKAQASEDLEASVPVIPSTQHGKSSGTVLPFVGVACLGAILFGYHLGVVNGALEYLSKDLGIAENAVVQGWIVSTLLAGATVGSFTGGALADKFGRTRTFQLDAIPLTIGAFLCATAQSVQTMIIGRLLAGIGIGISSAIVPLYISEISPTEIRGALGSVNQLFICIGILAALVAGLPLAANPLWWRTMFGISAIPSILLAVGMFFAPESPRWLFQQGKIPQAEKAIKTLYGKERVAEVIGDLSAGSQGSTEPDAGWFDLFSTRYWKVVSVGAALFLFQQLAGINAVVYYSTSVFRSAGIASDVAASALVGAANVFGTAVASSLMDRQGRKSLLITSFGGMAASMMLLSLSFTWKVLAPYSGPLAVIGTVLYVLSFSLGAGPVPALLLPEIFASRIRAKAVALSLGMHWISNFVIGLYFLSVVNKFGISSVYLGFSAVCLLAVLYISGNVVETKGRSLEEIERALNPAI from the exons ATGCAAGCCTCAACATATTCTGCAGTCAAAGGAAGAGTAGGCTTTGGGGCTGAACACCAGAGAAGGGTATCGCTGGGTCTCGGTGAATCTACGAGTAGAAGAAGAGTTTCAATGTTAAGAAGCCAATACATGACAGATAGAAGTAGTTGCTGTGGTGGGCTGAGCTTGAATTCTGCGACTATGGGAATTGAACTGGGGCGAGCCAGAATGGGCGTTGATGGCATTTTTGGGTCTTCGGCAAAATCCAGATCAGTCAAAGCTCAGGCTTCTG AAGACCTTGAGGCTTCTGTGCCTGTGATTCCTTCTACCCAACATGGCAAATCTTCTGGAACAGTTTTACCATTTGTTGGTGTTGCTTGTCTTGGAGCCATTTTGTTTGGTTATCATCTGGG GGTGGTAAATGGTGCCCTTGAGTATCTCTCCAAGGATCTTGGAATTGCAGAAAATGCTGTAGTGCAAG GGTGGATTGTGAGCACACTTCTTGCTGGTGCAACTGTTGGATCATTCACCGGTGGAGCTTTGGCTGACAAGTTTGGAAGGACTAGAACATTTCAGTTAGATGCAATCCCGCTCACCATTGGAGCATTTCTTTG TGCCACAGCCCAGAGTGTGCAGACGATGATAATTGGTCGTTTACTTGCTGGCATCGGTATTGGCATCTCTTCTGCCATTGTTCCACTTTACATATCTGAG ATTTCACCAACTGAAATTCGTGGCGCACTTGGATCTGTAAACCAACTTTTTATATGTATAGGCATCCTTGCAGCACTGGTGGCTGGTTTACCTTTAGCAGCCAATCCTTTATG GTGGAGGACAATGTTTGGAATTTCAGCTATACCCTCTATTCTACTGGCAGTAGGAATGTTTTTTGCTCCAGAAAGTCCTCGATGGCTTTTTCAG CAAGGGAAAATTCCTCAAGCTGAAAAAGCTATCAAAACATTATACGGAAAAGAGAGAGTAGCTGAGGTTATTGGAGATTTATCAGCTGGAAGCCAAGGCTCTACTGAACCTGACGCAGGCTGGTTTGATCTATTTAGTACCCGCTATTGGAAAG TTGTTAGCGTTGGTGCAGCACTTTTCTTGTTTCAACAGTTGGCTGGGATCAATGCCGTTGTATACTATTCGACTTCTGTATTCCGCAGTGCAGGAATTGCCTCTGATGTTGCAGCAAGTGCTCTTGTTGGAGCTGCAAATGTCTTTG GCACAGCTGTGGCATCATCCTTGATGGATAGACAAGGAAGAAAAAGTCTTCTAATCACAAGCTTTGGTGGAATG GCTGCTTCCATGATGCTGCTTTCTCTGTCCTTTACATGGAAGGTTCTGGCACCATATTCTGGCCCCCTTGCTGTTATTGGGACGGTTCT ATATGTCTTGTCGTTTTCACTTGGTGCTGGTCCTGTGCCTGCTCTTCTTCTTCCAGAGATATTTGCTTCAAGAATCAGAGCAAAAGCAGTTGCTTTGTCATTAGGAATGCATTGG ATATCGAACTTCGTGATCGGTCTCTATTTCTTGAGTGTTGTAAACAAGTTCGGTATAAGCTCAGTGTATTTGGGCTTCTCTGCTGTCTGTCTTCTCGCTGTCTTGTACATATCTGGTAATGTTGTTGAAACAAAAGGCAGATCACTGGAAGAGATAGAGCGAGCTCTTAACCCAGCAATTTGA
- the LOC115722484 gene encoding plastidic glucose transporter 4 isoform X1 — translation MQASTYSAVKGRVGFGAEHQRRVSLGLGESTSRRRVSMLRSQYMTDRSSCCGGLSLNSATMGIELGRARMGVDGIFGSSAKSRSVKAQASEEDLEASVPVIPSTQHGKSSGTVLPFVGVACLGAILFGYHLGVVNGALEYLSKDLGIAENAVVQGWIVSTLLAGATVGSFTGGALADKFGRTRTFQLDAIPLTIGAFLCATAQSVQTMIIGRLLAGIGIGISSAIVPLYISEISPTEIRGALGSVNQLFICIGILAALVAGLPLAANPLWWRTMFGISAIPSILLAVGMFFAPESPRWLFQQGKIPQAEKAIKTLYGKERVAEVIGDLSAGSQGSTEPDAGWFDLFSTRYWKVVSVGAALFLFQQLAGINAVVYYSTSVFRSAGIASDVAASALVGAANVFGTAVASSLMDRQGRKSLLITSFGGMAASMMLLSLSFTWKVLAPYSGPLAVIGTVLYVLSFSLGAGPVPALLLPEIFASRIRAKAVALSLGMHWISNFVIGLYFLSVVNKFGISSVYLGFSAVCLLAVLYISGNVVETKGRSLEEIERALNPAI, via the exons ATGCAAGCCTCAACATATTCTGCAGTCAAAGGAAGAGTAGGCTTTGGGGCTGAACACCAGAGAAGGGTATCGCTGGGTCTCGGTGAATCTACGAGTAGAAGAAGAGTTTCAATGTTAAGAAGCCAATACATGACAGATAGAAGTAGTTGCTGTGGTGGGCTGAGCTTGAATTCTGCGACTATGGGAATTGAACTGGGGCGAGCCAGAATGGGCGTTGATGGCATTTTTGGGTCTTCGGCAAAATCCAGATCAGTCAAAGCTCAGGCTTCTG AAGAAGACCTTGAGGCTTCTGTGCCTGTGATTCCTTCTACCCAACATGGCAAATCTTCTGGAACAGTTTTACCATTTGTTGGTGTTGCTTGTCTTGGAGCCATTTTGTTTGGTTATCATCTGGG GGTGGTAAATGGTGCCCTTGAGTATCTCTCCAAGGATCTTGGAATTGCAGAAAATGCTGTAGTGCAAG GGTGGATTGTGAGCACACTTCTTGCTGGTGCAACTGTTGGATCATTCACCGGTGGAGCTTTGGCTGACAAGTTTGGAAGGACTAGAACATTTCAGTTAGATGCAATCCCGCTCACCATTGGAGCATTTCTTTG TGCCACAGCCCAGAGTGTGCAGACGATGATAATTGGTCGTTTACTTGCTGGCATCGGTATTGGCATCTCTTCTGCCATTGTTCCACTTTACATATCTGAG ATTTCACCAACTGAAATTCGTGGCGCACTTGGATCTGTAAACCAACTTTTTATATGTATAGGCATCCTTGCAGCACTGGTGGCTGGTTTACCTTTAGCAGCCAATCCTTTATG GTGGAGGACAATGTTTGGAATTTCAGCTATACCCTCTATTCTACTGGCAGTAGGAATGTTTTTTGCTCCAGAAAGTCCTCGATGGCTTTTTCAG CAAGGGAAAATTCCTCAAGCTGAAAAAGCTATCAAAACATTATACGGAAAAGAGAGAGTAGCTGAGGTTATTGGAGATTTATCAGCTGGAAGCCAAGGCTCTACTGAACCTGACGCAGGCTGGTTTGATCTATTTAGTACCCGCTATTGGAAAG TTGTTAGCGTTGGTGCAGCACTTTTCTTGTTTCAACAGTTGGCTGGGATCAATGCCGTTGTATACTATTCGACTTCTGTATTCCGCAGTGCAGGAATTGCCTCTGATGTTGCAGCAAGTGCTCTTGTTGGAGCTGCAAATGTCTTTG GCACAGCTGTGGCATCATCCTTGATGGATAGACAAGGAAGAAAAAGTCTTCTAATCACAAGCTTTGGTGGAATG GCTGCTTCCATGATGCTGCTTTCTCTGTCCTTTACATGGAAGGTTCTGGCACCATATTCTGGCCCCCTTGCTGTTATTGGGACGGTTCT ATATGTCTTGTCGTTTTCACTTGGTGCTGGTCCTGTGCCTGCTCTTCTTCTTCCAGAGATATTTGCTTCAAGAATCAGAGCAAAAGCAGTTGCTTTGTCATTAGGAATGCATTGG ATATCGAACTTCGTGATCGGTCTCTATTTCTTGAGTGTTGTAAACAAGTTCGGTATAAGCTCAGTGTATTTGGGCTTCTCTGCTGTCTGTCTTCTCGCTGTCTTGTACATATCTGGTAATGTTGTTGAAACAAAAGGCAGATCACTGGAAGAGATAGAGCGAGCTCTTAACCCAGCAATTTGA